A window from Shimia isoporae encodes these proteins:
- a CDS encoding aspartate aminotransferase family protein gives MIPSVLPTYNRADLTFESGEGSWMIEADGRRFLDLGAGIAVNVLGHANPTLVEALTAQANKLWHVSNLYNITQQQALADKLVAHTFADTVFFTNSGTECCELAVKMARKYWHDKGQANRVEIIGFEGAFHGRSSAGIAAAGGEKLTKGFGPLLPGFVHVDWGDLKAVEASITENTAAVIVEPVQGEGGIRPMADADLKALRSVCDEAGILLIMDEVQCGVGRTGKLFAHEWAGVSPDIMMVAKGIGGGFPLGAVLATEDAASGMVAGTHGSTYGGNPLACAVGGAVMDVVADEAFLSDVNRKAGLFRQKLEGLVAAHPDVFETVRGTGLMLGLKCAKPACTDVVAAGYDNEVVTVPAADNVVRLLPPLNISDEEISEAVERLEKAAAQVAAQV, from the coding sequence ATGATCCCCTCCGTTTTGCCGACCTACAACCGTGCTGACCTGACCTTCGAGTCGGGCGAAGGCAGTTGGATGATCGAGGCGGACGGACGACGTTTTCTCGACCTTGGCGCAGGGATTGCGGTGAATGTCCTTGGGCACGCCAATCCCACGTTGGTTGAAGCGCTCACCGCGCAGGCCAACAAGCTTTGGCACGTGTCCAACCTTTACAACATCACCCAACAGCAGGCTCTGGCAGACAAACTGGTGGCACATACGTTCGCAGATACGGTGTTCTTCACCAATTCGGGAACCGAGTGCTGCGAACTGGCAGTCAAGATGGCGCGGAAATACTGGCATGACAAAGGGCAGGCCAATCGGGTCGAGATCATCGGCTTTGAAGGGGCCTTCCACGGGCGCAGTTCGGCAGGCATTGCCGCGGCGGGTGGTGAAAAGCTAACCAAAGGTTTTGGTCCTTTGTTGCCGGGGTTTGTGCATGTTGACTGGGGCGATCTGAAGGCAGTTGAGGCGTCGATCACCGAGAACACTGCTGCGGTGATAGTGGAGCCAGTACAGGGGGAAGGTGGTATCCGTCCGATGGCGGATGCGGACCTGAAGGCGCTTCGGTCGGTTTGCGACGAAGCCGGTATCCTTCTCATCATGGACGAAGTGCAGTGTGGCGTCGGCCGGACCGGTAAGCTGTTTGCACATGAGTGGGCCGGCGTATCGCCGGACATCATGATGGTAGCAAAAGGCATTGGCGGCGGCTTCCCGCTGGGCGCTGTTTTGGCGACCGAAGACGCGGCAAGCGGCATGGTGGCGGGAACACACGGGTCGACCTACGGCGGCAACCCGCTGGCCTGTGCGGTCGGCGGTGCCGTTATGGATGTGGTGGCGGATGAGGCATTTCTGTCCGATGTGAACCGAAAGGCAGGGCTGTTCCGGCAAAAGCTGGAGGGTTTGGTCGCGGCGCATCCGGACGTGTTTGAAACTGTGCGCGGCACAGGCCTGATGCTGGGTTTGAAATGCGCAAAGCCGGCTTGCACCGACGTGGTCGCAGCAGGCTATGACAACGAGGTGGTGACGGTACCGGCCGCGGACAACGTGGTGCGGCTGCTGCCGCCTCTCAATATCTCTGACGAAGAAATCTCCGAGGCCGTCGAACGGCTCGAAAAGGCGGCGGCGCAGGTTGCGGCGCAAGTGTAA
- a CDS encoding tellurite resistance TerB family protein: MSQDLPHSLSAQDCLVAVMIAVSASDENIRTAELVKIQVALNNLPVFADYDIDRLQVMSQTVFDLFEQEDGLAALFGLVREGLDERLYETAYALACDVAAADGSLAEPELRLLEEIRYELNIDRLHAAGIERGARARHMV, from the coding sequence GTGTCTCAAGACCTGCCCCACTCCCTGTCTGCACAGGACTGCCTCGTTGCCGTGATGATCGCTGTGTCGGCTTCCGACGAGAATATCCGCACCGCAGAACTCGTCAAAATCCAGGTAGCACTAAATAACCTGCCCGTTTTTGCCGATTATGACATCGACCGACTGCAAGTCATGAGCCAAACGGTGTTTGACCTGTTTGAGCAGGAAGACGGCCTTGCCGCTCTCTTTGGTCTCGTACGCGAAGGTCTGGACGAGCGGTTATACGAAACCGCCTACGCGCTGGCCTGCGACGTGGCGGCCGCGGACGGGTCTCTTGCAGAGCCGGAACTGCGCCTGCTCGAGGAAATCCGCTACGAACTCAACATCGACCGCCTGCACGCAGCCGGTATCGAACGCGGCGCCCGCGCCCGCCACATGGTTTAA
- a CDS encoding DMT family transporter gives MSTASNPALAAALTLAASAFAAGTTLLAKALGTDALGPALHPLQVSHGRFLFAFLIFASAAVLLRPRFTRPNWRLHIGRSSLGWSGVTLMFAAAAFIPLSDATAISFLNPVVGMLLAIPFLGERIGPWRWGSTALAFAGAMVLTRPGSGALEFGALLALLAACALGGELIFIKLLSGREKPFQILLVNNAIGLTIATVAASFVWQTPNAAQWAALAGIGALMASAQTCFVNAMRMADASFVSPFFYTSLAFAALYDALVFSVLPDAVSYAGAGLIIAAAAILVWREARPRMRQLP, from the coding sequence ATGAGCACCGCTTCCAACCCTGCCCTTGCTGCTGCGCTGACCCTCGCGGCTTCGGCCTTCGCTGCCGGCACCACGCTGCTTGCCAAGGCGCTCGGAACCGACGCCCTTGGTCCGGCTCTGCACCCGCTACAAGTCAGTCACGGGCGTTTTCTTTTTGCTTTTCTGATATTCGCATCGGCCGCCGTACTGCTGCGACCCCGCTTCACGCGTCCGAACTGGCGACTCCACATCGGTCGGTCCTCGCTCGGCTGGAGCGGTGTCACACTCATGTTTGCCGCGGCGGCCTTTATTCCCTTGTCGGATGCCACCGCGATCAGCTTCCTCAACCCGGTCGTCGGTATGTTGCTCGCGATCCCCTTTCTGGGCGAACGCATCGGCCCGTGGCGCTGGGGATCTACTGCCCTGGCCTTTGCCGGTGCTATGGTCCTCACACGCCCGGGTTCGGGCGCTCTGGAATTTGGAGCACTTCTTGCATTGCTGGCTGCCTGCGCACTTGGCGGCGAACTCATTTTCATCAAGCTGCTGTCCGGGCGTGAAAAACCCTTTCAAATCCTGCTTGTAAACAATGCAATCGGCCTGACAATCGCAACTGTGGCCGCCTCTTTCGTTTGGCAAACACCAAACGCCGCCCAATGGGCGGCGCTTGCGGGTATCGGCGCCCTTATGGCTTCTGCCCAAACCTGCTTTGTGAACGCAATGCGTATGGCTGATGCCAGCTTTGTTTCACCGTTCTTTTACACATCACTGGCTTTCGCAGCGCTTTATGACGCGCTGGTCTTTTCTGTTTTGCCGGACGCAGTGTCCTACGCGGGTGCAGGATTGATCATTGCCGCCGCCGCTATTCTCGTGTGGCGCGAGGCCCGCCCTAGAATGCGGCAACTCCCTTAG
- a CDS encoding lysine--tRNA ligase — MSELRDAALVSKAWPFEEARRLLKRYEGSKDKKGYVLFETGYGPSGLPHIGTFGEVLRTTMIRKAFEAISDVPTRLICFSDDLDGMRKVPSNVPNPQILEQHLQRPLTSVPDPFGTHESFGDHNNAMLRRFLDTFGFEYEFYSAKEFYASGQFDEILKLAVERYDDLMAIMLKSLREERAATYSIFLPMHPESGRVMYVPMKKVCAETYTVTFDDETGKEWTVPVTGGNVKLQWKPDFGARWAALGVDFEMYGKEHATNEKIYDAICRVLGGRAPNHFSYELFLDENGQKISKSSGNGVSIDEWLTYASTESLSYFMYQKPKTAKRMHFDVIPKAVDEYHQQLRAYHTQDIKAQLNNPVWHIHSGDVPQSDMVVSFSMLLNLASASSAEDKATMWGFINKYAPDATPESHPGMDAAAGYAVRYFNDFVKPSKVYRAPTEKERVALEDLCNALGSAETALATIAAKNALVGSEDPLPEADFSDEEFLQSIVFAVGKTHGFEPLRDWFKAIYEVLLGASQGPRFGGFIALYGVEETRELIHKALDGEFVAA, encoded by the coding sequence ATGTCTGAACTGCGCGACGCAGCCCTTGTATCGAAAGCCTGGCCCTTTGAAGAAGCGCGCCGGTTGCTCAAACGGTATGAAGGTAGCAAGGACAAGAAGGGATATGTTCTGTTCGAGACCGGTTACGGTCCGTCTGGTTTGCCGCACATCGGTACCTTCGGCGAAGTCTTGCGCACGACGATGATCCGCAAGGCGTTTGAGGCCATTTCCGATGTTCCGACGCGGTTGATCTGTTTCTCTGACGATCTGGACGGCATGCGCAAAGTGCCTTCTAACGTGCCGAATCCGCAAATTCTGGAGCAGCACCTGCAACGGCCGCTGACCTCGGTGCCCGATCCGTTTGGCACGCACGAGAGCTTTGGCGACCACAACAATGCCATGTTGCGGCGGTTCCTTGATACGTTTGGTTTCGAGTACGAATTCTATTCTGCCAAGGAATTCTACGCGTCAGGCCAGTTTGACGAGATTCTGAAGCTTGCAGTCGAGCGCTACGACGACCTTATGGCGATCATGTTGAAGTCGCTGCGTGAGGAGCGGGCGGCGACCTATTCCATTTTCCTGCCAATGCATCCGGAAAGCGGGCGCGTCATGTATGTGCCGATGAAAAAGGTCTGTGCAGAAACCTATACGGTCACCTTTGACGATGAGACCGGCAAGGAATGGACCGTGCCTGTGACGGGCGGCAACGTAAAGCTGCAGTGGAAGCCGGACTTTGGCGCGCGCTGGGCTGCGTTGGGCGTTGATTTCGAGATGTATGGCAAGGAACACGCCACCAACGAAAAGATCTATGATGCGATCTGTCGTGTGCTCGGAGGGCGTGCGCCGAACCACTTCTCTTATGAGCTGTTCCTTGATGAGAACGGACAGAAGATTTCAAAATCGTCCGGCAATGGAGTGTCGATTGACGAGTGGTTGACCTATGCTTCGACCGAAAGCCTGAGCTACTTCATGTACCAGAAGCCGAAAACCGCGAAGCGGATGCACTTTGATGTGATTCCAAAGGCGGTGGACGAGTATCATCAGCAGCTGCGTGCCTATCACACACAGGACATAAAGGCTCAACTGAACAATCCGGTATGGCACATCCATTCTGGTGACGTCCCCCAGAGCGATATGGTGGTCAGCTTCTCGATGCTGCTCAATCTGGCGAGTGCGTCGTCTGCGGAAGACAAGGCGACGATGTGGGGCTTCATCAACAAATACGCGCCGGACGCGACGCCCGAGAGCCATCCGGGAATGGATGCCGCAGCAGGCTATGCGGTGCGCTATTTCAATGACTTTGTGAAGCCCTCCAAAGTCTACCGTGCGCCGACCGAAAAGGAACGCGTGGCGCTGGAAGATCTGTGCAACGCGCTGGGATCAGCGGAAACCGCATTGGCAACAATTGCGGCGAAGAACGCGCTGGTGGGCAGTGAAGACCCGTTGCCTGAAGCAGACTTCTCGGACGAGGAATTCCTGCAGTCCATCGTGTTCGCGGTGGGTAAAACCCACGGGTTCGAACCACTGCGCGACTGGTTCAAGGCGATATACGAAGTGCTACTTGGGGCAAGCCAAGGCCCTCGTTTTGGTGGGTTCATTGCGCTCTATGGCGTCGAGGAAACCCGCGAACTGATCCACAAGGCGCTTGATGGCGAGTTCGTCGCCGCGTGA
- the argF gene encoding ornithine carbamoyltransferase: MKHFLDINKTDFSDLRGMIDSAKSIKNARNGRPKGALDDEQPLKDHMVALIFEKPSTRTRVSFDVGVRQMGGQTMVLSGSEMQLGHGETVADTAKVMSRYVDLIMIRTFEEATLLEMAEHATVPVINGLTNRSHPCQIMADILTFEEKVGPIAGKKVVWSGDGNNVFASFAHAAGQFGFDLTFTGPEVLDPETVFLEEARAKGVNIEIERDPAKAVEGADLVVTDTWVSMHDAPSARERRHNLLRPFQVNEELMSHAKPDALFMHCLPAHRNEEATDAIMDGPNSVIFDEAENRLHAQKAIMKWCLEK; this comes from the coding sequence ATGAAACACTTTCTGGATATCAACAAGACCGATTTCTCCGATCTGCGGGGCATGATCGATAGCGCGAAATCCATCAAGAACGCGCGCAACGGACGCCCAAAGGGCGCGCTTGACGACGAGCAACCCCTGAAGGACCACATGGTCGCGCTGATTTTCGAAAAGCCGTCCACGCGGACACGGGTGAGTTTTGACGTTGGCGTACGCCAGATGGGCGGACAGACCATGGTGTTGTCGGGGTCCGAGATGCAGCTGGGCCATGGCGAGACTGTCGCGGACACGGCCAAGGTCATGAGCCGCTACGTGGACCTGATCATGATCCGGACTTTTGAGGAAGCCACGCTTCTTGAGATGGCGGAGCACGCGACCGTGCCGGTGATCAATGGCCTGACAAACCGTTCGCACCCCTGTCAGATCATGGCCGATATCCTGACGTTTGAAGAAAAGGTCGGGCCGATCGCAGGCAAGAAGGTGGTCTGGTCCGGTGATGGCAACAACGTGTTCGCGAGCTTTGCTCATGCTGCCGGCCAGTTCGGGTTTGACCTGACCTTCACCGGCCCGGAGGTTCTTGATCCAGAGACGGTGTTCCTTGAGGAGGCGCGGGCCAAAGGCGTTAACATCGAAATCGAACGTGACCCGGCAAAGGCCGTTGAGGGTGCAGACCTTGTTGTCACTGATACATGGGTCAGCATGCACGATGCCCCCTCCGCGCGGGAGCGTCGCCACAACCTGTTGCGTCCGTTCCAGGTGAACGAAGAGTTGATGAGCCACGCCAAACCGGACGCGCTGTTCATGCACTGCCTTCCCGCGCACCGGAACGAAGAAGCTACGGATGCGATTATGGACGGGCCGAACTCTGTGATCTTTGATGAGGCGGAAAACCGGTTGCACGCGCAGAAGGCGATCATGAAGTGGTGTCTGGAGAAGTAA
- a CDS encoding DUF4864 domain-containing protein → MKHVLLALVVVASFAREAQAQQGAAVEIEGVINQQMEAFQGDDFTRAFGFAADNIKRMFRTPENFGEMVKRGYPMVHRPGDVRFGDLRQEGDALWQRVLVRDIGGALYVLDYLMVPTEAGWRIAAVQMIGAEESA, encoded by the coding sequence ATGAAACATGTTTTGCTGGCACTTGTAGTGGTTGCGAGTTTTGCGCGGGAAGCGCAGGCGCAACAGGGCGCAGCGGTTGAGATCGAAGGTGTCATCAACCAGCAGATGGAGGCGTTTCAAGGCGATGATTTCACCCGCGCGTTCGGATTTGCGGCCGACAACATCAAACGCATGTTCCGCACGCCGGAGAATTTCGGTGAGATGGTCAAGCGTGGGTATCCCATGGTTCACCGTCCGGGAGATGTCCGGTTTGGTGACTTGCGTCAGGAAGGAGATGCCCTCTGGCAGCGCGTGCTCGTTCGCGACATAGGCGGAGCACTTTATGTGCTGGATTACCTCATGGTGCCGACCGAGGCTGGCTGGCGCATCGCGGCGGTTCAAATGATTGGCGCGGAAGAAAGCGCCTAG
- a CDS encoding glycosyl hydrolase family 28-related protein gives MNKAITEGLALMPPPFAQGLGTWSSGDGTQGSDTYAGASNAVFVPSDSDFGGCLEMLKTQSTQRLRNMAQTPIFPGCYLRITARVKAISGNRPTVRIAGYAATAGGAHVNGLTEVGPSTVLTGYGSVVEVSAIVGSGVRGGVDMVWGATPAYGHFGLDLTGASGGVVRIDDIVIEDITSAFHRDMMNWVDVRDFGAVGDGSTDNATAFEAADAAADGKRVLVPEGVYYLGDSVTFQNPVEFEGTVTMGVGSIFSLTKNFDLPSYINAFGDEEMAFKKAFQSLLNNSDHESLDLGGRRITITEPIDLQAAVPNRGSYAQRRHIANGQFYVTGDSAWQPDVVTSQATYSPSEGRTLRNVVNVANIQVGSLVTGNGVGREVYVREVDIPTQEVTLSQPLYDAAGTQNFTFTRFKYILDFSGFSKVSAFSISDVELQCNSKANGILLSPSGVAFHFRDSYITRPKHRGISSCGEGCQGLLVDRCQFITNEGGTPSQDRVSVAINCNANDFKLRNNRASQFRHFAVIGGENAMVTGNHFFQGDDEPDGVRTAGIVFAQGFISATFDGNYVDNCFLEWSNEYDSEPDFTGGFSFGSLSITDNVFLSGDVAPWFGYIVIKPHGADHFITGLNVTGNKFRSINGTIDRVDRVDTSFSNLDMSKGKNILFAGNTFHNVVTAAHSPLRVKHDQNTHQSTWTVRTEGKLPFGGRARGVDALVPTSKLKNTSNVTVYDMPNVLLEQGSDGSEVDLRWANNYAGDMTVVVRMD, from the coding sequence ATGAACAAGGCGATTACTGAAGGGCTGGCGCTGATGCCGCCACCGTTTGCGCAGGGGCTTGGGACGTGGTCGAGCGGGGACGGGACACAAGGCTCGGACACTTATGCCGGAGCCAGCAATGCTGTTTTTGTACCATCTGACAGTGACTTTGGCGGGTGCCTCGAGATGCTGAAAACACAGAGCACCCAGCGGTTGCGGAATATGGCGCAAACCCCGATCTTCCCCGGGTGCTATTTGCGGATAACCGCGCGTGTAAAAGCCATCAGCGGCAATCGCCCGACTGTACGGATTGCAGGCTATGCGGCCACTGCAGGCGGAGCGCATGTCAATGGGCTCACCGAAGTTGGACCCAGCACGGTCCTGACAGGCTACGGGTCTGTGGTCGAGGTGAGCGCCATTGTCGGAAGCGGTGTTCGGGGTGGTGTGGACATGGTCTGGGGCGCGACGCCGGCATACGGGCATTTCGGTCTGGATCTAACGGGGGCCAGCGGTGGCGTTGTTCGGATCGACGACATCGTCATCGAAGACATCACAAGCGCCTTTCACCGAGACATGATGAACTGGGTGGATGTGCGCGACTTTGGTGCTGTTGGGGATGGCAGTACCGACAATGCGACCGCCTTTGAAGCGGCAGATGCAGCGGCGGACGGCAAGCGAGTGCTGGTGCCGGAGGGCGTCTATTATCTGGGCGACAGCGTGACGTTCCAGAACCCTGTGGAATTCGAGGGCACGGTTACGATGGGTGTCGGTTCGATCTTCTCGCTGACCAAGAATTTCGATCTACCAAGCTACATCAACGCATTTGGTGATGAGGAGATGGCCTTCAAAAAGGCGTTCCAGTCGTTGCTCAATAATTCGGATCACGAAAGTCTGGACCTGGGCGGGCGGCGGATCACGATCACCGAGCCGATTGACTTGCAGGCAGCGGTGCCCAACCGGGGCAGTTATGCGCAGCGGCGGCATATCGCAAACGGGCAGTTTTATGTGACCGGCGATTCTGCATGGCAACCAGATGTGGTTACATCTCAGGCAACCTATTCACCTTCGGAAGGGCGCACGCTGCGCAACGTGGTGAATGTTGCGAACATTCAGGTTGGATCGCTGGTGACGGGCAATGGCGTGGGGCGGGAAGTCTATGTTCGTGAGGTGGATATCCCAACGCAGGAGGTGACCCTGAGCCAGCCGCTATATGACGCGGCCGGAACGCAGAATTTCACCTTTACCCGCTTCAAATATATCCTTGATTTCAGCGGTTTCTCCAAGGTGAGCGCCTTTTCGATTTCGGACGTGGAGTTGCAATGCAACTCCAAGGCAAATGGCATATTGTTGTCGCCGTCAGGCGTGGCGTTCCATTTCCGGGACAGTTACATCACGCGGCCCAAGCATCGCGGGATCTCATCTTGTGGCGAAGGTTGTCAGGGTCTGTTGGTGGATCGCTGTCAATTTATCACCAACGAGGGAGGGACACCGTCTCAGGATCGTGTGAGTGTCGCAATCAATTGCAACGCCAACGATTTCAAGCTGCGGAACAATCGGGCAAGCCAGTTCCGACACTTCGCTGTGATAGGTGGCGAAAATGCGATGGTGACAGGCAACCACTTCTTTCAGGGCGACGATGAACCGGACGGGGTTCGAACGGCGGGAATTGTGTTTGCGCAGGGTTTTATCTCGGCAACGTTTGACGGGAACTATGTCGACAACTGCTTCTTAGAGTGGAGCAATGAGTACGACAGCGAGCCGGACTTTACCGGCGGGTTTTCGTTCGGCTCGCTTTCAATCACCGACAACGTGTTCCTGAGTGGCGATGTGGCACCATGGTTCGGCTATATCGTGATCAAGCCGCATGGTGCGGATCATTTCATCACTGGCCTGAACGTGACCGGCAACAAGTTTCGTTCGATCAACGGGACCATTGACCGTGTGGACCGCGTTGACACGAGCTTTTCCAACCTCGACATGAGCAAAGGGAAGAACATCCTTTTTGCTGGCAACACATTCCACAATGTGGTGACCGCAGCGCATAGTCCCTTGCGGGTGAAACATGATCAGAACACCCACCAGAGCACGTGGACCGTCCGGACAGAAGGCAAGTTGCCGTTTGGGGGTCGGGCGCGGGGCGTGGATGCGTTGGTGCCGACTTCCAAGCTCAAGAACACGTCCAACGTCACGGTGTATGACATGCCCAACGTTTTGCTGGAGCAGGGAAGCGACGGAAGTGAGGTCGATCTGAGGTGGGCCAACAATTATGCCGGCGATATGACGGTCGTTGTGCGGATGGACTAA